GCCCGACTTCTCCAGCAGAGACAATCATTTGGTCTAAATCCAAAGCAGTCTGATCAATAAAAATAGGATAATTGTGTTTTTGGCGAATGCCGACGGGGTTATTAGCCCCATGAATATAGCCTGTCGTTTTTTCTAGGTCTTTTTGTGGAATCATGCTGACTTTTTTATTACCAGAAACCTTTGCTAGTTTTTTCTCAGCGAGGTGTTCTGTTATGGGAACGATTCCGATGATTGGTCCCGTTTTGTCTCCTAATAGAGCCAAGGTTTTAAAGATATGAGTTCGATCATATTCCGAAGGAAGTTCACCCTCAAGCGCATTGATTTGAATACCAGAATGGTCAATACCCGCCTTGGTCAAGATTTGTTCGACCAAGGTTTTCTTAATCTTCACTTTTTTTGCCATTATTTATACTTATCCTCCAATTGACTCATCCAGATACCAAGCCAAATGCCAAGTGCAAAGAAGAAGGCGATGAGAACATAACTCACAATAGAAAGTCCAGTGTATTGGATACTTTCAGCACTTCCAGCATTTGGAATCAAAATCAAGAAGGTGCTTGATAGCACAATTCCAATAATAAAGTGATAAACACGGGAGTGGTAGTTGTTCAAGGCATGGTCCATTAATTTTGAAAAAATGATGAGTGTTGCACCTGCACCAATTCCGATAGGAAGGAAAGTACCGAATAAATCAAAGGTCTTAAAACCAGTTAGCATTGGAGCGTACAGCCCTAAAATCAAGAGTAGATTTGACGGACTTAAACCAGGCACCAAGACACCTAGAGCTAAAAGAGCACCCGCTAAGATAAAACTAGCGAAACTAGCACTGAGAGAACCAACAACAAAGTTTAGCGCGTAGAGCCCTAGGCCTGAAAGGATAAAGGTAGTCCAGAACCAGACTAGGTCAATCTTGTCACGATCAGATTCTCGAGTAGATTCTTTAAGGAGACTTGGAACTGTACCGATGATAGCTCCAGCAAAGCTCCACAAAACATAGACTTGATAATTTTCTAGCAGATACTCGATTGGATAAGAAAACAAACCAATGCCTAGCAACATCCCGATTGCTACTGGGATAAAGTATAGGACATTCTCTTTAAAATCCTTAAAGGGATGAGCCAGAAAGCTAATCATTCGCTCATAAATCCCCAAAATAGCTGCTAAAACAC
The sequence above is a segment of the Streptococcus oralis ATCC 35037 genome. Coding sequences within it:
- a CDS encoding aminoacyl-tRNA deacylase translates to MAKKVKIKKTLVEQILTKAGIDHSGIQINALEGELPSEYDRTHIFKTLALLGDKTGPIIGIVPITEHLAEKKLAKVSGNKKVSMIPQKDLEKTTGYIHGANNPVGIRQKHNYPIFIDQTALDLDQMIVSAGEVGHSIIIRPRDLANFVKADFADLLEENN
- a CDS encoding DUF368 domain-containing protein; the encoded protein is MFSWIARVIKGIVIALGFILPGISGGVLAAILGIYERMISFLAHPFKDFKENVLYFIPVAIGMLLGIGLFSYPIEYLLENYQVYVLWSFAGAIIGTVPSLLKESTRESDRDKIDLVWFWTTFILSGLGLYALNFVVGSLSASFASFILAGALLALGVLVPGLSPSNLLLILGLYAPMLTGFKTFDLFGTFLPIGIGAGATLIIFSKLMDHALNNYHSRVYHFIIGIVLSSTFLILIPNAGSAESIQYTGLSIVSYVLIAFFFALGIWLGIWMSQLEDKYK